In Paraburkholderia youngii, the genomic stretch GCGCTCGGCTGTCGGGGCTGGTCCTGACCACCTTCTCGTTGACCAACGATTAGAGTGGCTCCTTCAGGCCATCGGGCCGTCGAAGTCAAGCTATTTCTCACAAACGACGGCCGACATGACAAGCGGCATGACCTCTCTCACTGTCGCCGGGCTTCCGGCTTCACTGATGCGATTGTTGACCGTATCTTTCCCGGCCATCACGACGACCCCATAGACCTGGTGGGGCACTTCAGCTCCGCCTCGCCTCTGAATGAACATGTCGTCGTTATGGGCGTAGCCAAAAACGGCCCGCACCCTGAATCCAAAAGCGGTGAAGTTCTGATTCGGTTTCACCCGATACACGTTGACCGCATTGTCCGACACTTTCATCGGTCGCGGATCGATCTCCTTTCCTTCGACCAACTGTTCAATGAATGTGTGCGGACCAGCACGGCAATCGAAGTTTGCACCGATCTCGTGTGCGTGTATTACCCTCGATACGATGGTTGTTCCGATGGCTGCGCATCGAATGAAATGAGAGACTTTCACGGATACCTACCTTTGGAAAATCGGTTCAACTATTCAGTAATCCCATCGTCGCACGATCGCATTTGCGCCGCGAGATCCGCTCACGCGGCTCTTCTCGGACGTGGCGGGATAATCGCCTGCAGCCGACACTGCGCGCTGCCTCACTGCTAGCTATCTCTTGACTCTCCTGATCGTTCATTTTCAAAAGGAAGATTAACCGTTAGCCGGTACGCGTTTCAATTGCACTATGGTATAGCCCAAGTTCACACTTCCGCAGCGGCGGAGCCAACGTCTTGTCAGACAAAATCAGAGCGCCAATATAGCCTTCTCGCTACGGCCGGTGAGTCAGTCGCCGGAGGTCGCGCGTCCACTGATATTCTCGGGATGCCAAGTTGAATAGCCCAAACGCATCCACAGATATCATCGCAGATGCGTTCGCCCGAGCAGGGCGTTCGGCGGGACTAAACACCGCATCACCGCGACGGATTGCAAGTTGCGACAAAACGCACACACCGGGGGTCCTCGCAAAACGACAGCGCCAGCGCTGCTCGCCATAGTGGCATCGCCCTGGCTCCACCCACCGGATAATGAGAGTATCTTCAAACTGTTCAAGAACTTCAATCTGGACACGCGCTACTTCTACTTCAGAGCACTCTCTCGTCATCATTAGCTACTCCTGAAATCGGCCCGTTTCAATCATCCGCGTATCCACGTGTTTGGTAAGCGTCAATCTGAGGCCGTCTTGACGATCAGAACTTGACCTCTGAGAGCCGCTGAT encodes the following:
- a CDS encoding DUF3331 domain-containing protein, which codes for MMTRECSEVEVARVQIEVLEQFEDTLIIRWVEPGRCHYGEQRWRCRFARTPGVCVLSQLAIRRGDAVFSPAERPARANASAMISVDAFGLFNLASREYQWTRDLRRLTHRP